The Lycium ferocissimum isolate CSIRO_LF1 chromosome 8, AGI_CSIRO_Lferr_CH_V1, whole genome shotgun sequence DNA segment TCATTTAGAGATGGGCAGTTGGAGACAATCAACATGGTGCTTTCAGGGAAATCTACAATGTTGGTTTTGCCGACGGGTGCTGGGAAGTCGCTGTGTTATCAGTTGCCAGCAATGGTTTTTCAGGGAGTTACAGTCGTTATTAGCCCTTTGGTTTCCTTGATGATTGATCAGTTAAAGCAGCTCCCTGCTGCAGTTGAGGGTGGTCTTTTGTGTAGCAGTCAGGTTACATATAAGTTTCGCAATTCTAGAGCTGTTAGTGTTTATGGCATTTTGAGCGATTCCTAACTTATTGTTTTCACTGTTGCAGACACATGAGGAGGTCTTGGAAACGTTTAGGTTACTAGAAGAAGGATCCATAAAGGCATGCTTTGTTTACTGCCTCCAAAGTTTCTTTATTGTATGCCCAAATGTGTGACCTAGCAGCcaatgaagttagaatgaagACCATAGGTGACAGGGTTAAATACCCGCTGAGGAAAAAAAGTTGGGTGATTTCTTCTGATTTTGCCTAGACCTTATAGGCAGAGTTACCACGTACTTGTACTAGTAGGAAATACAACTGATCAGTGGAATAGTCAAGGTGTGGCAAAGGGCCCAAACACCACCGTTGTCAAAGTAACTTTAGTCCATTCCCTCACACATCTGCTGGTCaagtttaatttttatcttggatgatcatatgaaaatttaatagaATTTGAGTGTTAACATGTTACATGCCCATTTCCATTCTCTTTAGTTCTTGATTAACTGTTTTTCTATGTAATATTATAAACTAGATATGATAGCAGGTTTTTGGGGTCCTTTTTTGCGATGTCTCCTCCTAAAAAAAAGCTGATTCTTATGTTTCAGGTCCTTTTTGTTTCACCAGAGAGGTTTCTCAATTCAgaatttttatcctttttttgtGACACTCAAATCTCACTTGTGGTTATTGATGAAGCCCATTGTGTTTCTGAATGGTGAGTCTGAGCTTTTCAAGGTTACATATTCTAGTCTATCTTTgcgactttgtcatcttttttctttttcttttgcttattTCAATGTAACTTTTGTATGTTATCAACAATCATGAACATTTTGGTAGGTCACACAATTTTCGGCCTTCGTATATGCGGCTTAAAGCATCATTGTTGCGTGATAAACTGAAGGCTCAATGCATACTGGCAATGACAGCAACAGCAACTACTAAAGCATTGTATCATGTGATGCATGCATTGGATATCCCATCAACTAATCTTATCCAAGTAGTGAAACCAAGGGATAACTTGCAGTTGTCAGTATCTTTGAGCCAAAACAGGTAAGTGTAGCATAATCGTTTCCCCTCCAAActgaagaattaaaaaaaaaaaaaaaaaatagctacaAAGTTTACTCAATTGATTTCAGGATGAAAGATCTGATGACCTTGCTGAAGTCTTCCCCCTTTTCAGAGGCTAAAAGCATCATCATTTACTGCAAATTTCAGGTGCTGCTTGCTATTTGTCTGTGATGCTCTCATTTGATGATTTATTTTCTGTAACTGTATCACATAAGCAACTTGACTTGTGCCTTTTTGTTCTCATCCTCAATGTACACAGTCCGAAACTGATTTCATTTGCAAATATCTATGCGACAGTAATATCTCGGCAAAGGTTTGTATCTGCCTTTTGGTTTATTCTTGTAAATAATTTGCACTCACCTGCACCCTCATGTAAATCATTTGATGCCTAATGGGCTAAGTGATTTATAATTTGAATTGTTTTTTCAGAGTTATCACAGTGGAATTTTTACAAAAGATAGGAGCCGTACACAGGAACTATTTTGTGCAAACAAGATTAGAGTGGTGAGAGAAGcaattcttattattttttcattttaaatcaTAGATTATAAATACTATTCTTTGATAAAGGAAGTTTCATTAACTCGCATCAATATTTTCTGGAAGGTTGTTGCAACTGTTGCATTCGGCATGGGACTCAATAAGAAGGATATCGAAGCTGTAAGATCTGATCTTGATTTTCCTATATGATATGTTTACCCTTTCATCTGCATCAACACCCAAATTAGGGAGATATGATATGTTTACCCTTTCATCTGCATCAACACCAAAATTAGGGAGGTTTTGTAGCAGAAATAAAAAAGCACTATGTTCAGCATTTTGTCCCTAAATACTCATTCTGCTGTGTGGTTGGTTTTCGGATCTCAGTTCAACTCAATTTGGATTTATGAGCAGTGACTATTTTTTGCTTATAGTGTGAGATTACTAGTTGCCTGCACTTCCTTTTGATAGCTTTCATCATCTGTCATAATTTCTGGCTACAAGTGCACTTTAACATAAAACAATCACTAAAAATGTTTATGTTGACTAAAAAGATTCCGAGTACTGCTGCTTTAGATTTTAGATGTGCAGCAATTGTGTCCGACGTCCTATGTGACATTCATATTAAGGCCTTCCAAGTGCTTCTGTTTCAGGTAATACATTACAGCTTACCAGAAAGCGTGGAAGAGTATGTCCAGGTCAATATTTATGCTTATAACGGTTGCAATTTCCGAGATACTGACTTCTGcaatttttttaaccaaaagaTTGATGCTACCTGTGCAGGAGATTGGTCGTGCTGGACGTGATGGTAGAATCGCTTATTGTCATCTCTTTTTTGATGATGTTTCCTATTTTAAGATTCGCAGTCTTATGTACAGGTGacaaagaaaccaaaaaattctTAATGTTCATAGAGTTTATCTGAATCTAAGGATTCTAAAGCGTTGGACATTGTTTATTCTCAGTGATGGTGTCGATGAGTATGTGGTGAACAAATTGCTGTGTCAAATTTTCGGTGGCAGCACAAAAGCTGCTGGGAAAATATGTTCATTAGTTAAAGAGTCTGCTTCTCGTAAATTTGACATGAAAGAAGAGGTACTTTTTCTCTCATTTAAATGGGCATGCTGAGCATCAGTTTTATAATTGCTTCTTATACTAGCTGATCACTAACTCTATATTTACCAGAAAACAATTTGAtcttttttgggttaaaaagcACCTTTTCTTGACAATGTATTTGCAACCCAAAGGCTTGGGACTTTCTCATATATCCTTGATCACAGTCAGAGACTGAATATTTAGCTGCATTTAAATTCAGGATTTGCAGTATATTGATGAGACTATTAATCATTGAAACAACTTTATGGATTACTGGACATAAAAATACTTGATCCTGAACGATAACACCTGTCTTTTTTTCTTATGGTACTGACCTGTACGTGCAGTTTTTGGCATTTTTAGTCATTGCTTCAACAGAGCTAGACCACGTCTTTTACAGTTGTCGGAACATTAATAATCTTCATTACCAATTagagatagaaaataaattttcacatGACATGATGTGTGCATGTCCTAGGTATTTGCCTTCTGATCTGTTGTTGAACTGTGTAcctttaggggtcgtttggtaggggggataagttatcccatatAGATGGGATTGGGTGATAGgagggataacttatcccaccCTCTATATGGGGTAACTTATCCCATCGTTTATCCCTTATAGATGGGATTGGGTGGGATACCCAAAGGaattatcccaccaaccaaaTCTGGGATAATTCCAATCCCATGGGACTAATAATCCCATCCCAtcctaccaaatgaccccttactGTGAAAGTAGCTTCCCGTTTAGATACAAATGTGGGATAGTACAGATCAGAACTGAATCCTGTATATTCTATTACCTTAGTAAGATGCTGAAGAGCTGGTGTTTCTCATTCTCCCAGGTAATACTTACAATCTTAACACAATTGGAGCTAGGAGAGGTCCAATACTTGCATTTACTCCCACAGACGAGTGTAACATGCACTTTAAACTTCCACCAGGTTAGTTAAAGTTAATTTAGCATGATTAAGTGCAGTGGAGTTGGCAGATCTTTATAGTTTGGAGAGAAAGTTTACTTTCAATTGCTCCCACTTTTGGGTTTGATTTTGAGCATTCTTTGGTGAGGATTAAACCTGCAAGACTAGAATTTTGCTAATATTAAGAACTAGAAAGACACATAAAGTGGTTAGCTGCCTCTTTTTGCTGTTATTATTGTGGCTTCAAATTTTTACAATATGTCATGACCTTAACAACTGATTGCAGACTTCTCCCGCATTGCTAGCTATGAAAGATGCTGTGATTGCTACTATTCTGAAGAAGTGAGCAACTTATTTTTGTTTCCTATGAGAACAATCATATGCTCTCACAAATTTATATCGTATCTAATGCTATACACTTCATGGATTTTAGCTCTGAGATCAAAGATGGGCAGTATATATTTGACATACCAAGTGTAGCAAACAGCACTGGACTGCAAGTTGTGGACTTGACAAACCATTTGCAAACTTTGAAGGTGAGTTCCATATTCAGCTATTATAAGGACAATGGTTCTTTTATGTGGTCTTTTGTGCATATTACTGAAAGACTACGCACGGATGTAAGTTATGTGTAAATTTCCTGACTTCCTTCTTCTATTCCAGATTGATATTGGTTGttctatgtcatgttttgatggttttcTAAGGATTTAGAATTTAGAAACACAGATATATCATGAAATAATTCGTCAAGAACTTTGGTCCGGGTAAAatgagaatgatgatgaagatagtGAGTATAACAGGAGTTGTTATGCAATTCTCTTCAGCCAGGGTGATTTTTTTTGTACAACATTGAATTACAATTTTACCTGAGCAAAATTCATCTCTAAGAAACTGACACGATAAATGAACAACATTATACTCTTCTGTCTTTGGATTCTGATAGTGGTAGTGTCATCTTCTGCATTTGTGGTGATCTTCTACcatgaatatgctatgaaaGGAGTTCATGAAAGGTATTACATAATATTGCGATTTGAGGCCACAGCTGGCCATACAGATCTGAATTTCCCAAAATCGTTTATGTTGTGAATTTGGTATTGATTTCTTTAATTGCTTTTGTGCTTTAGAAAAACccaatctttctttttctagaactGTGACTAATTTAAGCGTTGGGCCTAtgcttcttatttttctttaataagAAAGAAATATTAGTAGTAATCAGCAGTACTGCTTTACTTGACTTGGAATAAATAATCATGCACCAGCCGAAGTCCAGTTTATAGTTTTAGGTTAATTCCAGCCATGATGTTGtacttaaaaaaaatcacttgtGTTCAGCCTATGATTCTTTTTTCTGGCACAGTACTTCTTAAGGGTTACCTTCTGAATACTTGGAAATATTAAAGGAACAACAtagattttatgaaatttagtATTTCTGTGTTTGTGCATGGTTGTTTATTAACCATTTGTATGTGCACTTCACGTGTCTGCCATTTTTATTCGAACAGTGACATTAACATCAAAATTTTGATGCTCTTACGTAATATTCAGTTTAAAATTCATTGTTCACGTTCTGCTTTCTTTATGAGACACAAATAAGTTTCTCTCTTTCCTATCTCAGTTTAAGGGGGAAGTCACGTATGAGCTGAAGGATCAAGCTTATTGTTATGTTATCATGGACGTCCCAAAGGATATCTGTTCTTTAGCAACATGGCTTACAAAATGGTTATCTGAAGTTGAGAGTTGCAAGGTGACTGTCTTCATTAATAACTGCAGTTTATTTTCCCTCATGTTCCTCCAAAGGTGCAATTATTTCTACTGTCTTTTTCTCCGCTTGTCCTGTTTTTCCCCCTATCCCTTTTATCCCAGAGCTGGGTTCAGGGTGAAAGGAGGAGGATCCTTGTTAAATGTGATCAAGGattttcatcatagaaacaGTTCCATTGAACTTGCACTGGCTCGTCAGAACAGTTTTAACTCAGTGCCACATCCATCTGTTTTAAAAACTTGAGTAGTCATCCTTTAATAAATTGTGATTCCATGTATCACGATGGTCCCAAACTTGACATTACTGTTGAGTAGAGCGTGACTTTCCACTAACCTCTAGCTGATTGTCCTTAGTCCTTACTTAGCCTTTTGTCTATTTTCCTCTATTCCTTTTCGTTATTCTCATTGGCAAGAGAAATCGTAGTTATTCTGCTTCCTGTTGAAGTATGATAACttaatatcaaaatatattcctTCAAGCATAACATAAAGTACTtgttggcttcttgatattggagCAAGATACAAATGAGAAATTTACTATCCTTAGATAAGAGTCTGAGCGTTGTTAGTTTCACTGTTTTGACTATACAACATGTGCTGTACTGACATCGACAGAGCTTTTGATTTATTCATGAAGCTGTCAACTGATTGGCCAACAATTATGTATGTTAACAGTTACCTAGTTCCATTGGTGGGTTATTGATCCCGTGAAACTTTAATATATTCATTTCAAGGAACATATCGACATTCTTgtctatatatttttctttttggtgttTGGAGGGGATGATGCGAGACATTACAGGACAAGTTACACATTTGGCCAGTCGGCCATAAATAATTACATTTACTAGCCAAATAGACAAAAAATATACACTATTTTGTATCGAAAactgtatattttatgtatattatgtaatatacaaaaaatatacattattTTGGTGGGCggctatttatgtcaatttctcttattttttaaagttaaaagttaaaaacaacatattcaatttaaatgaTAACACCTATGCCTCTATTTCCTTTAGCCAGTTATCTGTTACAGTAAATTACCGTGACTTTGCATTAGTGCTACCTAGACTGCGTGTGGGTGACCTCCAAGTGATCCCTATATGTCAGGCCAATCCTGAGCACCAGGGTATACTTGCCTACTCATTGAAAGGTTTTAATATAGCTTTCTGCTCTTAATGCAATATGCTAGGCATAAAAGTTCTTATGACATATATAGTATTCTTGCCTTTATTGTCTCCCAGTCTTGTGATTTCACCTTTTGACATAGGTAAGGAAGATGGACACGATGTATGATGCTGCTGTATTTGCAGCAGAAGCATGTGATAAAGTGCATGGTTGCCATGGCCATCAACACACACCTTGCTTGCAAAGGAAGATTGAAGAGTATTTTGTACGTGGTACCGAAGTTGACGTTCCAAAGAAGATTGGTGGAAGCAGGTGAGAAGCCTATTGCAGTTTCTAGACTTTAAACTTGGCCATGCATAGGAAGATGTAACTGCTACTTCTCATGTTGTTAGATGTCTTGGCTATTAGGGGTGGCAAAACGCAAAATTAACCCATGAAGACATGACCTGCCCAACCCGTCCAAGTTGACCTGCCCGTTTATTAGCTCAGCCCATTTAAGCCCAACCCAATTCAGCTCATTGAAAAATTGGGCTGTTATGTAGCCCAAATTGACCAATGAGAAACCTTGtcaaatattttcaaaagacattttttcctttaatatgttatatatagccataataaagaaaaaaatagtttaattaggcacttaaaaaattataaaagaacaaagaaagaaattaaaacttggTAAGAATTGGGCTGGTTGGATTAGCTTTTTAGCCCATTTTAGCCCAACCCATTTCAGTCCGAGTAACTTTTGACCAGcccatttattaactcagcCCATTTTGACGTGCCCAAATTTATCCCAACAcacccatttgacacccctactgGCTACCATGATTCCAGGCATCCAGTATGGTGTCTTATTTTGGATCATCTTTTATATCCTTGAATTTTGGGGGATCAGACTAAGTTTTTCTATTACAGACTTCAACTCATTCTATTCATTTACTCATTTCTACGCTTCCTTTAGTTTGTGTTCTTCATATACGGCATCATTTCTTCTCCCAAAGATGTCAATCTGTAGTGCTAAACTGCTAATGCAATCATTTTCTTAATTGCAGCCCATTTTTGACAGCTGATATAAAGGTAAATAAATTTCTCAACTAGTTCTTCCCAAGGGAAAAAACAGTGCAGTCTTAATGTTTTCATCACTTGTTTCATGGAACATCAGGTATTTCTGCAGTGCAACTCCCATGCCAAATTTACTCCCAGAGCCATTGCAAGGATATTGCATGGCATCGCAAGCCCAGCATTCCCGTCTGCTGTTTGGTCGAGAACTCACTTCTGGTATATCCTCCCTAGAGCTGTATCTATTGATGAAATTATGCTCAGATTCTTTTGGTCCTAAGATGATCATTTATCATTTACAACACCAATACATGCTCAGAGTGTTTCTTTCTATAGTTGTGGAAAGAAACATGGATAGATTGCAGACTAGCAAGGGTACTGTCGGAATGATTATTTTTGTCTACCAAGTACAGTTTGAAAGTTATATGATATGGAATCAGGGCCTTCATAAGTTTCACAGGAGACTGCccaactggaaaaaaaaaaaaaaaagactgaaAATAGTATAGCCATTTTCATTTTGAACAGTTCCTATAAAATTAACCTCCTAGTGTTCATATtcaaaatcttcaacaacaacaaaacaaaccatgtgtaatcccacaagtgggtttggaaagggtaagatgtacgcagccttacctaccctttatggggtagagaggctCTTTCTGATTGACCCTGGTAACCCTCCTCCTTTATCAGGGCTTGGGAACAACAATGTGAACGAGCTCACACAGGCGGAGTTTTATATTCAAAATCTTCATCCTCGGATATTAAATAAGTCATGTCGTGCTTACTGGTTTCTCACTAGAATGTTATTAATGTGATCAATCTCCTCTATGTCTTAGAACATTTAATCTTTTTGGTGGTTTTCTCACTTTTGACTAAGAGTTTACTAAAAATAAACCTCTTGAACCTCTCACTTTTTATATTCAAAACCTTTAACCAAGTATATTGAATAAGCTCACTGTGCTGGCTGGTTTCAGGGGAAGGTATATGCAAACAGACTTCAAAGCAATAACGGAAGCAGCAAAGGCAGAGCTCATGAAACTTGTAGGGAAAGATTCGATGTTGTGACTGGGATTTAACTTAAAAAGCCACAAAATGGTGAAGATACCATCAGCTATCTAAGATATGCTGCTATAGTTCCCTCTTGTTTCCTTGGGATGGAGCATGAAAGCTACatccaatttctttcttttttcttcccaTGCTTGCATGAGCAAGAATACATACAGGTAACGTCTTTCTGCTAGCACTTTTTAGGTGATTCACAACATTAAGAACTTCTGATCCTATCTTTCCAAAGGCAACTACTTGAAGAATACAAAAGCTTCCCATCAAGAGTATCCTGCAATTGATGCAATTTCCATTTCACAATTGAGGACTACTGTGAAAGAGCTAAGGAATAAGGCCTCCACTAGAACAAATCCATTGTTGGTTATCTAACCTTATCTCTTTCATAAGGAAAAGATATGCGGATTACCTTCCTGTGTTCAAGGTTGAAGGCTGTACATATCAATGGCTAGAGGGGGATCCAAGATTTGCACTTGATGGATTCAACCTTCTTAGCACTGAACTCATTGTACGTCTGAAATTATGGGTCCAAAGTCtaatatttgttgaaattttggtgtttcacatatatacacactagTAGTATTGCAGAATTCCTTAGATTGCAGAATTCCTTAGAACTCTCATTCTAAGCTCGGAAATTCACTTTGTAAATCTGAAAACGATATTAGGCAGACTCTTTTTTCAATGTCATATTGAAAATTTCAGCTGGTCCTCCTGTTTACAGAGCAACAAATTAAAGGTGCCCATTCTTGACGGGTCTTCTTTTTGCCAAGAGACATCCTTTCTTGAAAAGGAgcaacatttcaaataattaACCCCATATGACAAGATAACATAACCATTTGACAATGGAAGGGGCTACAGTCAAATGTAAAACTTTAACAAACCACAACAAAAATTATTAACtgcaacacaacaatccaagcGTCAGAGAG contains these protein-coding regions:
- the LOC132067254 gene encoding ATP-dependent DNA helicase Q-like 5; translation: MDSNSDSDGSHISSTPPRHPPPPGKSRTQRKHTSLISSKSTTQPKNKNTSLISTKSSRPILRPKISTKKIPPKSTIQTQPNIHQNDTVCTETLPNSLKFASSSRTQESLIENSLSPPKFSNLPFQIHRNDAVLSHDNSSGGFCLSKYASFSKTRKTILNFEPVEADFIEPHLAQKDEKEAVEKVVRKHPNLIGSNASSSLPVKKVKCTNEGNFVRLNINGYGKKKYASKFKRKNFNSSSGKKFYRRWKKKVEVAGKEGENGLCDEEGLVVEVKGRGERLDFDAELIEEAVTRVRNEASDENLLSLLKLTYGYDSFRDGQLETINMVLSGKSTMLVLPTGAGKSLCYQLPAMVFQGVTVVISPLVSLMIDQLKQLPAAVEGGLLCSSQTHEEVLETFRLLEEGSIKVLFVSPERFLNSEFLSFFCDTQISLVVIDEAHCVSEWSHNFRPSYMRLKASLLRDKLKAQCILAMTATATTKALYHVMHALDIPSTNLIQVVKPRDNLQLSVSLSQNRMKDLMTLLKSSPFSEAKSIIIYCKFQSETDFICKYLCDSNISAKSYHSGIFTKDRSRTQELFCANKIRVVVATVAFGMGLNKKDIEAVIHYSLPESVEEYVQEIGRAGRDGRIAYCHLFFDDVSYFKIRSLMYSDGVDEYVVNKLLCQIFGGSTKAAGKICSLVKESASRKFDMKEEVILTILTQLELGEVQYLHLLPQTSVTCTLNFHQTSPALLAMKDAVIATILKNSEIKDGQYIFDIPSVANSTGLQVVDLTNHLQTLKFKGEVTYELKDQAYCYVIMDVPKDICSLATWLTKWLSEVESCKVRKMDTMYDAAVFAAEACDKVHGCHGHQHTPCLQRKIEEYFVRGTEVDVPKKIGGSSPFLTADIKVFLQCNSHAKFTPRAIARILHGIASPAFPSAVWSRTHFWGRYMQTDFKAITEAAKAELMKLVGKDSML